One Terriglobales bacterium DNA window includes the following coding sequences:
- the rpsL gene encoding 30S ribosomal protein S12 codes for MPTFNQLVRKGRTAPRYKTASPALQESPQKRGVCTRVYTQTPKKPNSALRKVARVRLTNGIEVTTYIPGIGHNLQEHSIVLIRGGRVKDLPGVRYHVVRGTLDTVGVANRKQSRSKYGAKRPKA; via the coding sequence TTGCCGACATTTAATCAGCTTGTGCGCAAAGGCCGGACAGCGCCGCGATACAAAACGGCCAGCCCGGCACTGCAGGAGTCGCCGCAGAAGCGCGGCGTTTGCACGCGCGTCTACACCCAGACGCCCAAGAAGCCGAACTCAGCGCTGCGCAAAGTAGCCCGTGTTCGCCTGACCAATGGGATAGAAGTCACGACATACATCCCAGGCATCGGCCACAACCTGCAGGAGCACTCGATCGTGCTAATCCGCGGCGGCCGCGTGAAAGATCTTCCCGGCGTGCGCTATCACGTAGTTCGCGGAACGCTGGATACGGTCGGCGTTGCGAACCGTAAACAGAGCCGCTCCAAATATGGAGCCAAGAGGCCGAAGGCCTAA